A part of Helicobacter ibis genomic DNA contains:
- the murI gene encoding glutamate racemase, producing the protein MIPRKIGVFDSGVGGLSVLKSIISSQHFETIVYYGDTARVPYGTRSKEVITQYSLEALEFFNTHNIDLLIVACNTISAYALKQMQQNANYPIIGVIEPGVLALTNKIKNKDSKILILGTKATINSNIYATLLQDKGYSNIQSLQTSLFVPMVEEGIFSGEVLNSAIKYYFNNINIPDAIILGCTHFPLISKEISNFFNNKPILIHSGESIVEYLQAKYKLQRFDTTNIEFYASDSLEKLKATANIWLNQ; encoded by the coding sequence GTGATTCCAAGAAAAATTGGTGTTTTTGATAGCGGAGTTGGTGGGCTTAGTGTTCTTAAGAGCATAATTAGCTCACAACATTTTGAAACTATCGTGTATTATGGAGATACTGCTAGAGTTCCATATGGAACGAGAAGTAAAGAAGTTATCACACAATACTCTCTTGAAGCATTAGAATTTTTTAACACACACAATATAGATTTACTAATAGTTGCATGCAACACCATTAGTGCATATGCACTAAAACAAATGCAACAAAACGCAAATTACCCAATCATAGGTGTGATAGAGCCGGGTGTATTAGCACTTACAAACAAAATCAAAAATAAAGATTCAAAAATACTAATACTAGGCACAAAAGCGACAATAAATAGCAATATATATGCAACTTTATTGCAAGATAAGGGATATAGCAACATACAATCACTACAAACAAGTCTATTTGTTCCAATGGTAGAAGAAGGGATCTTTAGTGGTGAAGTCTTAAATAGTGCAATAAAATATTACTTTAACAACATAAATATTCCAGATGCTATCATACTTGGTTGCACACATTTCCCACTAATCTCAAAAGAAATATCAAACTTTTTTAACAACAAGCCAATCCTTATACATTCAGGCGAATCAATAGTAGAATATCTACAAGCAAAATATAAGCTACAAAGATTCGACACTACAAACATAGAATTCTATGCAAGTGATAGCTTAGAGAAACTAAAAGCAACTGCAAATATTTGGCTAAATCAATAA